The Sulfurospirillum halorespirans DSM 13726 genome has a window encoding:
- a CDS encoding flagellar hook-basal body complex protein, with product MNSSFYNSISGIVNNQFSMDVVANDIANVNTTGYKSSTAEISSLFSSVLSSTTASTNDLGMGASSQTTALNMAQGSLETTDRTFDLALEDEGWFGVLGADGSTYYTRAGSFSLDANSNLVDTNGNYLLVTLGNNVTTTTLDEETLEGFGTVDTTLQAYSITQLDDVALGEVGDQTSVTLPELLYYPAVATTEASYAANLDPTVTVDTVNLDLDAADYPATVTASSSQTVTLSGTVSNTTAALDPQEGDTIILTLTDADGLSQTVNATLDENLEWTLSDYDVSGLNTTSDLTVSSAVLQTSQEVANEEHFTMTVIGSDGDKDILDMTFTKVVPQGEEGTTWNAVVNIYSYYEDYDSTKTYDTSLYYVDESTNKVYEIVDTQTGALTFNSDGSLASNTIPTLDNGGTTLTLDLGETDSFDGMISSTSIDKTNIADYNGSLEGYLTGYGVDENGNIIASFSNGESSAIAKIAVYHFQNDQGLTQVSSTLFSESANSGDAIFYTDADGNTTSGTAIATSTLEASNVDLATALTELIIVQKAFSASSKGITASDEMLQNAINMKQ from the coding sequence ATGAATAGCTCTTTTTACAATAGTATTTCAGGTATTGTTAATAATCAATTTTCGATGGATGTTGTTGCCAATGACATTGCCAATGTCAATACAACTGGTTATAAAAGCAGTACCGCTGAAATTTCATCACTTTTTTCCAGTGTTCTCTCAAGCACAACCGCTTCTACCAATGATCTTGGGATGGGCGCATCCAGTCAAACCACGGCACTCAATATGGCCCAAGGTTCGCTTGAGACGACCGATAGAACGTTTGATTTAGCGCTTGAAGATGAAGGATGGTTTGGTGTTTTAGGGGCTGATGGGTCTACGTATTACACTCGTGCAGGAAGTTTTTCACTCGATGCCAACAGTAATCTCGTCGATACTAATGGAAACTATCTTTTGGTAACACTGGGAAATAACGTCACAACAACCACACTTGATGAAGAGACCCTAGAAGGGTTTGGCACAGTAGACACAACGCTTCAAGCCTATTCCATTACGCAACTGGATGATGTGGCACTCGGAGAGGTCGGAGATCAAACATCTGTTACACTACCCGAACTGCTTTACTATCCAGCCGTTGCGACTACAGAAGCTTCCTATGCTGCGAATCTTGATCCTACCGTGACGGTTGATACGGTGAACCTTGATTTGGATGCCGCAGACTACCCTGCAACGGTAACGGCCTCTTCTTCGCAAACCGTTACACTCAGTGGTACCGTTTCAAATACAACGGCTGCCCTTGACCCACAAGAGGGCGATACCATAATTCTTACATTAACAGATGCCGATGGATTAAGCCAAACGGTCAATGCCACATTAGATGAAAACTTAGAGTGGACTCTTTCGGATTATGATGTCAGTGGACTCAATACAACCAGCGACCTAACGGTCTCCTCCGCTGTCCTTCAAACATCCCAAGAAGTTGCCAATGAAGAGCATTTTACAATGACGGTTATTGGTTCGGATGGGGATAAGGATATTTTAGATATGACCTTTACCAAAGTGGTCCCACAAGGGGAAGAGGGAACCACATGGAATGCTGTTGTAAACATTTACAGCTATTATGAAGATTACGACAGCACCAAAACCTACGATACGTCTTTGTATTACGTTGATGAATCTACCAATAAAGTGTATGAAATTGTCGATACCCAAACAGGTGCTTTAACCTTTAATAGTGATGGATCCCTTGCAAGCAATACTATTCCAACGCTTGATAATGGAGGAACAACATTAACGCTTGATCTAGGAGAGACGGATAGTTTTGATGGCATGATCTCCAGTACTAGCATCGATAAAACCAATATTGCTGATTACAATGGCTCATTGGAGGGTTATTTAACGGGATACGGCGTCGACGAAAATGGCAATATCATTGCAAGCTTTAGTAATGGTGAGAGTTCAGCCATCGCTAAAATCGCCGTTTATCATTTTCAAAATGATCAAGGTTTAACCCAAGTTTCTTCCACACTTTTTAGTGAATCTGCGAACAGTGGTGACGCTATTTTTTATACCGATGCTGATGGAAATACCACATCAGGTACCGCTATCGCTACTAGTACCCTAGAAGCCAGTAACGTTGATCTAGCAACCGCATTGACCGAGCTTATTATTGTTCAAAAAGCGTTTAGTGCAAGCTCTAAAGGCATTACCGCCAGTGATGAAATGCTTCAAAATGCAATCAACATGAAGCAATAA
- a CDS encoding flagellar hook capping FlgD N-terminal domain-containing protein — MSTTTTGYESLLGTTSTTTTSTTTSTASSSLDTDDFLTLLVTELQYQDPTDPMDTETILTQTSQLASIEASENTANSLDELSSQLQSSTTFNAVSSIGKMASLGSNYVTYEGEEMTFEVYFPNEIADGTLTIADSDGNVVRTIDLGDTAAGESGVVAITWDGLDNEGNAVDEGYYSVGATYTDPDGTSDTTVLGVYPIESVYYDDGEIKLKLGSNYYSIGDVVEIYELSES, encoded by the coding sequence ATGTCAACCACAACAACCGGTTATGAAAGCCTTCTTGGAACCACATCGACCACTACGACAAGTACAACAACATCAACGGCATCTTCTTCATTGGACACCGATGACTTTTTAACCTTGCTTGTCACCGAGTTACAGTACCAAGATCCAACCGATCCGATGGATACAGAGACGATTTTAACGCAAACCTCACAACTTGCTTCGATTGAAGCATCTGAAAATACGGCCAATTCCTTAGATGAGCTTTCATCACAACTCCAGTCTTCCACCACTTTTAATGCAGTTTCTTCTATTGGTAAGATGGCTAGCTTAGGATCGAACTATGTTACGTATGAGGGTGAAGAGATGACCTTCGAAGTCTATTTCCCAAATGAAATTGCCGATGGGACACTTACCATTGCTGATTCTGATGGTAATGTAGTTCGTACCATTGACTTAGGTGATACAGCTGCAGGAGAGAGTGGTGTCGTAGCCATTACATGGGATGGGCTTGATAATGAAGGAAATGCCGTAGATGAAGGCTATTACAGTGTTGGTGCCACCTATACAGATCCTGATGGCACTTCAGATACAACCGTTTTAGGCGTCTATCCTATTGAATCTGTCTACTACGACGATGGAGAGATCAAGTTAAAACTTGGGTCTAATTACTACTCAATTGGTGATGTCGTTGAAATTTATGAATTAAGCGAATCGTAA
- a CDS encoding flagellar hook-length control protein FliK, with protein MMMQNLLSFAQSTSTLPVASVSTETMKSESSDGSFSESFFSMILGQYASEEEQTTLSETALPVTTLEEDTLELFSSEGEAKSIDEHLLEDLLSVVSTLQEDPTATVFPTLNASSSLEKLVASETTRQEFASVKNVSDLLALSQKYNLGLEKLTISTESAQSLQAKFPTLAENNFFDDLQTALTTAQSTTQSDVSLATTASSVMSLLDKQSTQTQTSSQSSMLSELISKENLSTQTDGDAESLEVNEKQQTVQAFQEETTETSTKPLDMLLQKVTNTNETKKTLTAENASLSSDDTSVETSTTRVNEVVTDSVSTEDESIDSVLTTLKTDETSDEAAEEEIALSQKFVSSEESEVTSTSSEDSQSALEIKNDLKTTLRQEITSKTATVKESLNQFASDLQEKIDAYKPPIMKVELSLSPQSLGDVDVTLLTRGNNLHVTISSNTSTMSLFTQNQNDVKSALINMGFTNLEMNFSDQSNKEQAQQNQKNSSGSSDEFTTESSEEETTLLEIVIPQYV; from the coding sequence ATGATGATGCAAAATCTTCTCTCTTTTGCGCAGTCCACAAGCACACTTCCCGTAGCTTCTGTATCAACAGAAACGATGAAAAGTGAGAGTAGTGATGGCTCTTTTTCAGAGAGTTTTTTCTCAATGATTCTTGGACAATACGCAAGTGAAGAAGAGCAAACAACGCTTAGCGAAACAGCGCTTCCTGTGACAACACTAGAAGAAGATACGCTTGAACTTTTCAGCAGCGAAGGCGAAGCAAAAAGCATTGATGAACATTTATTGGAAGACCTTTTAAGTGTCGTAAGCACACTCCAAGAAGATCCAACAGCGACGGTTTTTCCAACACTTAATGCCTCTTCAAGTTTAGAAAAATTAGTGGCGAGTGAAACCACACGCCAAGAGTTTGCCAGTGTTAAAAATGTGAGCGATTTATTGGCATTATCGCAAAAATACAACCTTGGGTTAGAAAAACTTACCATCTCAACTGAAAGTGCGCAAAGCCTCCAAGCCAAGTTTCCAACACTGGCTGAAAATAACTTTTTTGATGATTTGCAAACAGCCCTTACAACCGCACAAAGCACAACTCAAAGTGATGTAAGTCTTGCTACAACGGCTTCAAGTGTTATGAGTTTGCTCGATAAACAATCTACCCAAACGCAAACATCCTCTCAATCTTCGATGTTAAGCGAGCTTATCTCAAAAGAGAATTTAAGCACCCAAACCGATGGTGACGCAGAATCACTGGAAGTAAACGAAAAACAACAAACCGTGCAAGCATTTCAAGAAGAGACAACCGAAACCTCCACTAAACCTTTGGATATGCTTCTTCAAAAAGTAACCAATACTAACGAAACTAAAAAAACACTCACGGCAGAAAATGCAAGTCTCAGTAGCGATGATACCTCCGTGGAAACATCCACAACACGCGTCAATGAAGTAGTGACGGACAGTGTAAGCACGGAAGACGAGAGTATTGATAGTGTGTTAACAACCCTTAAAACTGATGAAACTTCCGATGAAGCTGCGGAAGAGGAGATTGCACTCAGCCAAAAATTCGTAAGCAGTGAAGAGAGTGAAGTCACATCAACCTCATCAGAGGATTCACAATCCGCATTGGAGATTAAAAATGATCTTAAAACAACGCTCCGACAAGAGATAACATCCAAAACAGCTACGGTTAAAGAGAGCCTCAACCAATTTGCAAGTGATCTTCAAGAGAAGATTGATGCGTACAAGCCGCCTATTATGAAGGTTGAACTCTCCTTAAGTCCTCAAAGTTTAGGCGATGTTGATGTAACGCTTTTAACCAGAGGCAACAATTTACATGTAACAATTTCGTCCAACACCAGCACGATGTCACTCTTTACGCAAAACCAAAATGATGTTAAAAGTGCCCTGATCAATATGGGCTTTACCAATTTAGAGATGAATTTTAGTGATCAAAGCAACAAAGAACAAGCACAACAAAATCAAAAAAATAGTAGTGGAAGTTCAGATGAATTTACCACCGAATCAAGTGAAGAAGAGACAACTCTTTTAGAGATTGTCATTCCTCAATACGTCTAA